In Anolis sagrei isolate rAnoSag1 chromosome 5, rAnoSag1.mat, whole genome shotgun sequence, the DNA window TTAATATTGGAAGCATTCCACCAGGATGTATGTCCAGTTTCCTTAAGCACTTCCTTCTAAGATTTAATGAAATATGAGCCTGAGCAAATATTATTCTGTACAAGCGAGCTATTAGATGCCTTACCTTCACCAACGTTATGCAATTGCTCTGAAAGCTTATTTCAGCAATATCCCAGCAGTGCATTTCATGACAAAACATTAAGATAACAATCAATCTTTGACTTATTTCTTGTGCAGACTAGAGCACCCAATGCCATATCTTTGCCCAGTGCCAGAATTACTGTTTTATGGTTTGACTCAAAACAGAAGCAACACAATTCCTATGTAGAAGCAACAGATGTCTGTACTTCTCAATGAATGAGCTCATCCTGTAAAGAGCCATCTCAGACAAAAGGATTTCTGCAACATCCAAAAAAGCATATCTACACACAAAAGGAACACCTTGTTCATGAAGATGTGCCTACCTGAATTCTGGCCAATGCGTGTCATAAAACTCTTTTGGTCAAGTTCCCCAGCAACTGGCATTACATACTTTCTGGTACTGAGGTAACATAGTACCACATGACTGGTAGCCAGCAATGTGCCTATTCACCATAGTCTCATCCAATGTACTGTAAAGCTGTCTGATTTTGTGGGTATCACTACATTTTTTGCAAtgaattctataattctataaccATGCGCAGTGTGAACAGGTTATTCTGTTCAAATTCTCCTATTTAGTTCCATTTCATGGCCATGTTTTCTAAGGAAGAAACAAAATTTTTCACATCAAGCTTTATTTTATATACTTCTATGATGTCTCCTTTTCTGATATAAAGAAATTTTACTTCAGCCATGTTTTATCATTTTTGTCTGCCTACTTTACACCCTAAGAAAAGTTTGCTAGACATATGTATTTATGTGAGGACTGAagggtccagcctatctttgaAACTGCATCTCCTCCTGTGAACTGGCGCAGGCTCTGAGATCTGCtgtggaggcccttctcttggtcccaccattgtctcaagtacagttggtggggacgagagagaagcTCTGTAATGCCCTCCcaagagagattaggttagcccccattCTCCAAACCTTTCGATCTAGATGGGCCTTTCACCTTGAATAGTGTACAGTGGTTGCATGTGAAGACTGATTGTTCACTCCAGCACTTTACCCATGGGATTATtgcattttataaattttacAATTTatcatgttatgttatgtttgatGTCTTGCGGTtgtaattttatgttgttattttttttatgcgtatgtattgtttattttatgtgcagcACTCTGGaatgcttttgtgagccaccccaagtttcttcggggagatggtggtggggtataaataaaatgtattattcttatttattatgaAGTGCCCATTATATCTCTGGAATTTTATGTCACATTTTTGAGTTGAGCAGCTTCCTTTTATTTTAATACATGACACAGTTTTCATAGACAAAGATGTAACATagaaatttttattttgaattttggaagtcAGGAGAGGCAAACTGTGCTAACAATTGCTTTTGTCCCAGGTTTCCTTGATTACTTTCAATTTATCCCTTTTCTTTCATCAACTCTGGCTTTCTTGTGGCAGGGCTTTAACATTCCTACATCATTGTCCTAGTATCCTAGAGCTGTGCtacttaattgtttttaacttgttgAAATATTGTGGATAATACTTGCTCTTTCTGCTCCAGACTGAACACCAGGCCAATTTTTGGAGGCATCAGATCTCGAATTGGAGTCCAACAAACTTTTCTAAGCAGACCAGCACCAAGTGTTGGTTTCCAACGGACATTTGATGCACGTCAAAAGATTGGCCTTACGGATGCCCGACATAAGATTGGGGTGAAAGATGCCAGAGAAAAACTGCTCCAGAAGGATGCCAGGTTCAAAATCAAAGGGAAAGTGCAGGATGCTCGGGAGATGCTGAATTCCCGGAAGCAGCAAAGCGTTGAGAACGTGCCCAAAGTTGTTGATGCCAGAGAGAAGATTAGTTTGAAAAGGAGCACTCCAACTATAGCTACTATGAACACTGTTGTGGAAACAGTGACCCCTGCCATGAAGATCACAAAAACAATCCAAGTAGGTTATGTTGGTTAAcacctttttgtttttgttttattgttctttAGCTTCCTGATACTAGCACTTTGTGGTAGGAGCTGCTAGAAGGATCCCTTTATTGTTTCAAAAGATATTATTAGGAAAGTGTATTTCAGTATGGTTGTGATGAAAGAAATCATtgcctttggttttggatttgtttTATTCCACAATTTGGATATAAATCACAGGATGAAGTGTGTGTTCATTAATATTATCTGGCTAAGATATGTCTTTGAAAGGTGTAGTCTTCTGATTTTTCAGTCAAATATAAGGGAATTTTGATGCTCTTCCAAACCAAAATATAGAGTTCACTATTCTTTGTGGTTTTCAGGTATCCCCGAAAGGCTCTTGGAAtatatcccccatggatacagATGGGGCCATACTGTAGTATACAGAGCTGAGTGCATCTGTGTAAATGCaccaaaacacacagaccaagtTCACACTTTTCAGTCCTGCCCAAACACACCAAATCAAGCCAGTCTTGCCCTCCTCTGCCATAATTTCTATTAAACTCTATACATGGATGGCAACTTTCTGAAAAGGAGAGCTTCTGATCATAAATGCTTCCTTCCAGTTTTGAACCCTGGAAAACGGATTCAAATAATTCTTAAAGTCTCTGGCTGTGGTGGAAAGGTGTTGCTAAATATTGTATTGTAAGCGCTATCAGCCCTACTCAGCATACCAGATGTGTAGAATGGTGAGAATTTATGGTTCCATAGCCCAAGAGATACACTTCTTTCCCTGTACAATGAACGGAGGAGTTTCCTGCCCTCAGGAAATGGCTCTTCATGGGTAGAGAGTGACAGGAAAGTTTAGAAGTCAGATAAGTGTGCCTCCAGTCCAGGGTTTACTCTATACAATTTTTAGTGCTATGTCTGTTGCAGTTGCATTTTTCCTTTCCAGTCACATTTCTAGGAAGACTAGTTGTGTCATTTTGTATAGCATTTTATTGAGATATATAGATTTCCAGTAGTGACTAAGTCCTCAGGAGTTCATTAAATGCTCCATAATATAATGCTCCATTTGTTATTAGGAGTATTGAATAAGGACAGTCCAACTTATCCTAATATACGAATTAAGACTAAAGGTTTGCACATTTTGATGTCAATGATCTGTCTTTCTTCCAATCCCAATCACAGCAGAAAGCTGCAACTCCATCACACGTTCACCCTGCAGGAATGAAGGTCAACATAGTGAATAATCACACGCAAAAACAGGTATGTGTTGTTTGGTAGCAAGGCAAGAAATGCTGAGATGTTCTAAAATCTTTCTAATATTCAAACATGTGattctttttggcaagcattaaCATGAATTAACATGAGGCATTTAATGCTTGTTTGAGAACAAGATGCAGTGCACATCCATTCATAGGAGCTGCATGACTGCCTGTGTCACTGCTGAAGATATTGGTGAAAGTGAGGGAAACAGTTGAATAGTGAATGCCAAAACAGTGAAGCAGGCAGTCTTCCAACAGTACTAAAGGTTATCAGTAGATGGGTACAAACCAAATGAAAGTGCCCTTTCCCCCACAGTATTTGACATTATGATGTCCCACCAACAATGTATGACTTCATATGACATCACTAAGTCAAATCATCCACTTATCACTTACTAATCACTTACTGTGTTTGTATGTAGTGCCTGTATGACATGGAAGAGGATGAAGAAGCTGTGTCTCCCCTTCCTAGCAAACAAATGAAAATCACCACCACAAACAGCTTTCTGCACAGTGCGGTAAGAATTTGCTTTGGTGGGCTTCCCCAATCCAAGAGGGCACGCGCAGGCAGAGAGACACATGCTCTGTTCTCAGGCTGGATGGACATGTTGCCCTCATCTTTATGAACTTTATATATCTTTTCAGTTGTGTAGTACTTATCCCTCTGTATTTCAATGCAGATATGTTGGAAGCAAATACAGTAtttacaataatttatttatgtatttaccatatttatactcagcccttctcaatcctgaaggagactcaagatTATAATTATTTCTCTACTGGTTCCAGGCAGAAATCTTTTCCTAGGGCGTCCATCTCCTTCCTTGGGCAAATCAGTAATTGAGATCTTCTCACTGATTCTAAATTTTCTAGATTTATTTGAGTTACAAATATGTAGGGTTCGGCAAGGATGGACCAAAAAAGCAAGTGGAAAAAGAAAGCAGATCTGGACGTCTTTCCAGTCTAGTCTGAAAAACCCACATCACCATGTTTCTAGAATTGTCATAATTTGAAAATGTACaacttcctttttaatttttatcaTCATGGAGGACCATCAGGCTGTTACTGTGAAGAAGGGCACTTCTGTTTCAAACTTGATGCCTGCTCTGTTGGATCATATTGCCTTGTTTGGAACAGAGTAAGTGTAGATCAGCTGCAAATTGATACCTGCTGCACTGTTACCCCATCTCCAGAGAGTCAGAAAGAATGCCATATTTGCCTGCTTGAACCCATGTGCACTATTGACCATGTTTAGAGACCTATCTGGTATTTTGAGGACCTAGTGATTTGTTTCACCCCAGCACCTTACTGGATTGATGTTAGTACAGTTTATTTTTATAGCTGCATTTTATTGCATCTTTCAAAGGGGTTGGGGTGTTATATGATATTTTATGTgatctgtttacatgtttttgCTATTGTGCTgagtgcttttgtaagccgccccaagtccccttggggtgatggtgacagctacaaataaagtattattattattattattattattattattattattattaatcacagGTTGTGGGTACAGGTTTAGTGCATTATCGTCTTTTCTATGAGTGCTTCATTTTATGACATAAGCATACTGTATTGTTCTATCATTACTTCTgattttgtatcctgctttttcaCATAATGTAACCAAAGTAGCTACGAcaagaaaaacaacacaaatcTATATTAATAGAATAGTGCTAAAATGCTGCATTACAGTAGCTTTCCAGTAATAACATTGGTGCCCCTTACTCCTGGTTTGTGCAAAACAAGTGTCACATTCAAAAACAGCATAGACAACTTACTGCAGAATAGTGCTACTGGACCTAATAGGATTAATGTGCTAGAAATAGCTGTAGGTTGAGCCCATGTCTTCCACCTTTATGGAAGttgttttattttcttgattctctttcccttcctttgtttGCCATAAACCTTTAAATGCTCCATTACATTGTATGCAGAGGCGCAGGCATGGTCTGGGTTGTGCCATTATGGTGTCCAGTGACATTCTGTTGTCAAAACACCAATGAAAATGGGAATTTGGTATATTGTTCAACATCTGACAGGGAGGATAGAAAGAACCATAAAAATTCTCTTTCTAATGTGCTATTAAGACACAGACGTGTTTTTCCTAAAATTATTTTACAGTTTTTTGATCGCCATCTTATACCTAATTTGTTTTTCCTGAAAGTAAATTTCATTGAAAACACTGGGGCTCATTTTTAGGAATAGATGTACCAGCTTgcactgtttgtttattttggttttattttcttaatttttgAACATGCTTTAGTCACATCTGATTTCAGTTTCATGATCATCATGGTATTAATTTTATAGCTAAACTACAGCTTAGTTTAGTTAGCCTGTAATTCTAGGTTTAGCTGTTGATTGGTACATCAGTAgggccctctggtggtgcagtgggttaaaccgctgagctgctgaacttactgaccaaaaggttggtggttcaaatccagggaagcgggggtgagttcccgctgttagggccagcttctgccaacatagcagtttgaaaacatgcaaatatgagtagatcaataggtaccgcttctgagctccatgcagccatgctgtccacatgaccttggaggtgtctacggacaacactggctcttcggcttagaaagggagatgagccaCACCTCCCAGACTCAGacaaaactagacttaatgtcagggaaaacctttacctttttactggtACATCAGTGAGAAGACCTTAGGGTCCATAtattttccttgtattcctgTCTTACTCTATTTTGTAGCCTTTTGCAATCATTCTTTGTCATCCTTATTTAAATGATAAAAAGGGAGCTGataagcttgcaaattttgtactaTGTTTAGAAGCTTAGTTTTCTAATTTGTAATTCTGCACCAGAAGTTGGTAAAGTTGAACACTCCATACATTGTTGGATTATCGCACTCATCAGCCCAAACTCATAGCTAGTTGTGAGAAATCTAACTGCATTTAGTCTACCCCATTCTGTAATTCTCCTTTAATTTTGGTTGGCATTCATGAGCAGAAATCCTCTTTGTCTTGGGTAGTAGATACTTTTTTATTTATCAGTCAACTTGTTAAGCTGTCATAGTTTTCCATTTTATTGTTGTAAATGTTCCAGGTGTGTTATCTCAAAACCCCAAAACACTCCCTGCCCACATGCCTAAAGCCTTAAACAAAACAGCCCCAAATTTATGCTCTTGTCCTACAGAAGGGttctgggtttgtttgttttttcaaataaaGCAGAGGTTTTGATACTTTgattcatttttctttctgcatTGCTATAGAACTAAATTTACCTTATACGAGTTTGTCTGTTTTTTGCTTTTTCTGAAATCCTTTACTTTTGAAGCTGTTATTTTGCTTCGAATGGCTTGACATCAATTGTCCTCAGCAAAAGTGTATTTTTACATGTTATTGTTCTCTTCCCTACCCATTTCTTCTTCAGTATTTCCAAAATATTGTGCAAATAGCTTATCTTTGTAATTGCTGCCTtcatgatttttcctttttttgagtAGTTACACCAGTAAATAAAAACTTCACTTTTATTTCAAATTATCTAGATTTCCTTGTCCCTCAGAATGTGATTTGGACAGTGTCAGtggtctaaggccccttctacactgccatataatccggattatcaaagtagataatccacattatctgatttgaactggattatacgagtctacactgccatataatccagttcaaaacagataatctggattttatctggcagtgtagatacacagTGGAatttaaaactggattatatttgttGCATTGGTGTCAGTGGGCCTTTCAACCAAGTCTAGATCCAACCCTGGATTGGATAATTACTTGATATCTTCTGTGAGGTGTACTGTTCTCTACTGTACCTTAATGATAGGGTAACTCTTCTGATTAGAATGCTCTGTTCTAATTTAATTTGGTAAAATCATAAGAATTAGACATGTTTTTATGCAAAATATGGAATGCTTTAGCTTTCATAATACTTTAAAGTGCAAGTTCCTCTGAGCTAGATAACAGTTGATCCTTTTAAAGGAAATTCCAAAGAAAGTTATTTGGTGCATGCTAGACTGTATTAATTGACTTACGCAGCCAAGGAATGAGCATCCACACATTTTTTCGATATCACACTTGCTGTATTTCTGTAGTtaaacctttttgaaaagggtaATTGTGCTGATTGCTTGCTGTTGTTTTAAGGGAGAGAAGTTGGTTCTTGTTGTAGCACTCGCAACAGTCAGGGATTTCTGCTTTTTTCTTACCTAGGCTGGACTCAGTGGCAATAAATTCTCTCTATCAAAGACTGTCCCCCTCACAAAAGTGGTCCAGAATGACACCTATACGGCGCCCCCAGCTCCACCTTCCCCCATCCGGACAAAAGGCCTCACAAACATGTCTCGGACCTTGGTGACAAAGGAAGAACCCCCGAAAGAACCGGCTCCTGTTGAGGTGAGTCAGACACAAAAGATGGTCTCATATTTAGTCTTTTTCTCACCAAAAGTTAGAGAAGTAATAAAATCTAAAATCCCTTTTGTGTTCATAATTTAATTGTAGTAATTAACAGACTAGTAGACGTCTTGTAAAGTTAACTTTGAAAGTTGGATTTTGATGAATCTCACTATTTTGTCTGTTCCCCATCTCCTCCAATATCCtctttatttcatattttaatttCCATGGGTCATATCTATTGTCATGGTTAGACTCTTGTGCTAGCTgaatgctgacctgaaggttggcggtttgaaatccatgagatagggtgagctcccgtttgtcagttccatcttcccatgtggggacacgagagaaggcTCCTCACAcatctgggcgccccctgggcaatgtgcagatggccaattctctcacaccagaagtgacttgcagtttctcaagttgcttctgacacaataaaaaaactaTTCCAACTAACTGCACATGTATTTTCTTCTTGACAGCCGGTCTTCAGCCCATTAGAAGGTACTAAAATGACTGTGAATAATTTGCATCCTCGAGTCACTGAAGAGGACATTGTTGTGAGTATTGTATATGATTATAATCCAAAACTAGCAAGTTTCTTCTTCTGGAGTATGCAAGATAATTTATGTACTTTTCATGGAGCACTTGAGGAGATTTTAACTAATAGTCGCATTAAAGAGCTGTGCTCCAGATAACTTTGAACAATTAAATTGTTTATATGAATAATATAAGCCATTGACTGGACTTTACACCTTTCACTTCAAGGTCCATATTGGTCTAACCTCCGTTCCTGGAACATTTTCCTTCAACAGGCTGTATGAAAAGACATGGCATGTCTTGCATTAGATGTAGGCATTCAAACTAAATGTCATGTGTAAATGTTATGTGTGCTTGGAAGGTAGCCTATTTATATTATTGTGATTCAACAATACGaggatatttcagaggaaatattAGCCTTGATTGGCAATGGGCTGCATATTATGTTGCAAAGTGTCTGCTTCTGGTGTTCCCAAAAGTATGGTAGAATACTCTACCAGGAGCATGACCATCTTAACTATTGCCCTTTGATTAATATATGCAGTGTGACCATATGGTTCTTATTCTTTAGACCTATAATCTGGACACTTTTACCTCTTCTGATGTAGTTTTAAGAAAGATAATGCTTTGTGATTATAAAAGCTGTACAAAGGCGCCCACTTATAGGATGGAAACTGCTTCTGGACATCACATCCTATGATCTCTTCCTCTATGGCAGGCAAAGAGGATGTTTGACTTACCGTCAAACATCCTTCCTTAGCTACGTGTTTGACTTCCTTAGCAGCGTGATAAGTTCTTGCTGCTAAGCAAGGAGCAGGCTTAGGGTTCCATCATTCACAtcttttcttacttttcttcTAATTCTCTTGTCTGTCCCCGACCCCAAAAGTATCAAGCATAAGAAGGATAATAGATTGTTTGTAGAAACTGGATGAGTGTATGTCTCTCACTGGTGGTCCCAATGTACGAGGGTGGATCAAAAGGTTTTGCCTCTTGTGTCATAAAAATatttagcttcagattcatggttctgaTCAGTCaattggaagaagaaaagacttctatttatttatttacagtatttatattctgcccttctcaccccacaggggactcagggcggattacaatgtacatatacatggcaaacattcaatgccatagacacacaacatatatagacagacactcagaggctattaacattccagcttctggccaccaggggagctgttgcttcctcattctttgcatatttcctggagatttttatggcctcgtaaatcagttaaattagcctccccacaaagtggtacctaattttcctacttgacagatgcaactgtctttcgggctgcaaaggtcaacaacaagctacacaattttggtcgggagtTCACTCCGAccagggctggctttgaactcatgacttttcggtcagtagtgatcttaatcttaatgcagttgactcccagccagctgcgccacaatcccggtactaTATCAGTAGAGTACGGTTTCTTCTATCATAGCATGCATAGATAGTCCGGtcgctgtgaaagaaataaaagttagagcgatggaggcattactttttgccCCACccttgtatatgtgtatatgttgtAGTCCCAACATATATGTGATTTAAACTATGTTATGCTCCAcctcaagccaaaaggagaggcaggtaataactcaaaattattattattattattattattattattattatatttaatgtttAATCAACATGGTCCTGGCTGCCATAAAATATTGCAGAAGTAGCCCTTGAAAATATCTTTTTCTATATTTCACATGAGCCAGCATGATCTAGGCATGTGAGTCTTGGACTAGATCTCTGAAAAAtcggggttcaaatccctgtttagctatggaaacccactcagTGATCTCAGGGGAAGTCAATTTTTTCGCATTGattggcaaactccctctgaacaaatcttgcagagaaaaccccatgatagcatTTCcctaagttggaaattacttgaaaacacaGTGTGATTGTTTCACATGCTGTGATTTTCTAAAGATGTGATCATAATCCAGATGTAatcaaaaaccttgttttttgctaAGGAATTGTTCTGTGTGTGTGGTGCCCTGAAACGAGCCCGTCTGGTGCACCCTGGGATGGCTGAAGTGGTGTTTGTGAAGAAGGAAGATGCCATCACCGCTTATAAGAAGTATAACAACAGATGCCTAGACGGTGAGTGTGCGCCCCATATAAAATATAGTAGGGCTTCCCCCCCTTTTATTGCAGAAATCACATGTATTGCAGAAGTATCTACTATCTCTAGGAAACCAAAGTGGTATTTATGACTGCTGAGAGAAACTGGGACCAGTTCCCAGAAGCTGTTGTTGTTGCAGGGGGTTGGCATATTGCCATAGAGATAGTACAGAATGAAAGGGAGAGAGACAGTTCAAGGATGCAGATGTTGACTTGCTATGTTTCACCAGGTGGGAATATAGATAATTAGTGAGAATGACCTT includes these proteins:
- the POLDIP3 gene encoding polymerase delta-interacting protein 3 isoform X1: MADLSLDELIRKRNVNVNMKGRLNTRPIFGGIRSRIGVQQTFLSRPAPSVGFQRTFDARQKIGLTDARHKIGVKDAREKLLQKDARFKIKGKVQDAREMLNSRKQQSVENVPKVVDAREKISLKRSTPTIATMNTVVETVTPAMKITKTIQQKAATPSHVHPAGMKVNIVNNHTQKQCLYDMEEDEEAVSPLPSKQMKITTTNSFLHSAAGLSGNKFSLSKTVPLTKVVQNDTYTAPPAPPSPIRTKGLTNMSRTLVTKEEPPKEPAPVEPVFSPLEGTKMTVNNLHPRVTEEDIVELFCVCGALKRARLVHPGMAEVVFVKKEDAITAYKKYNNRCLDGQPMKCNLHMNGNIITSDQPILLRLSDTPSVKKEGEPRRTSTGASSNPPAEVDPDTILKALFKSSGTSTSVQPTEFKIKL
- the POLDIP3 gene encoding polymerase delta-interacting protein 3 isoform X2 translates to MADLSLDELIRKRNVNVNMKGRLNTRPIFGGIRSRIGVQQTFLSRPAPSVGFQRTFDARQKIGLTDARHKIGVKDAREKLLQKDARFKIKGKVQDAREMLNSRKQQSVENVPKVVDAREKISLKRSTPTIATMNTVVETVTPAMKITKTIQKAATPSHVHPAGMKVNIVNNHTQKQCLYDMEEDEEAVSPLPSKQMKITTTNSFLHSAAGLSGNKFSLSKTVPLTKVVQNDTYTAPPAPPSPIRTKGLTNMSRTLVTKEEPPKEPAPVEPVFSPLEGTKMTVNNLHPRVTEEDIVELFCVCGALKRARLVHPGMAEVVFVKKEDAITAYKKYNNRCLDGQPMKCNLHMNGNIITSDQPILLRLSDTPSVKKEGEPRRTSTGASSNPPAEVDPDTILKALFKSSGTSTSVQPTEFKIKL